In the Arthrobacter sp. CDRTa11 genome, AGTGGATCAGCTTGCTGCCATCGCCATGATCAGTTTTGCCGATCGCCCGCCTGCTTCCGCCAGGACGAACAACTGGGCAATCCCTGCCGCCTCCGACCACACCCATACCGTCCTGGGCGGCGAGAATGAACTGACCGTGGCGCCAACACCGGACGAAACCACAGTTCCGCCAGCGGGTAGCGCCGACGCCGAACCTGCCCAGCCTGCCCCTTCAACGCCGGCTCCCACAACGCCGGCTCCCAGCGAATCGCCCACACCAACAGCTACGGACACGCCTTCGGAGACTGCCAGCCCGACGGAGACTGCCACGCCTTCGGAGTCTGCCAGCCCGACGGAGACCGCTACGCCTTCGGAGACTGCGAGCCCGACGGAGACCGCTACGCCATCGGAGACTGCGAGCCCGGCGGTTACTGCCACGTCGGACTCGCTGACCACGACGCCAACGGCGGCTGGTACGCCCACCGTTGCTGTGACCCCCGAGCCTGCGCCAGCAGCGACAGCCACCCTGGCTGACCCGGCACCACCCCCCGATGCGGCTCCCGTTACACCGGTTGATCCAGTGTCCTCGCCGGCCCTTCCGCCGGCACCCGCGCCTGCTACTGAACCTTCAGCCACGGAGCTGGCCTCGAGGGAGGCCGAAACGGCGGCGATTGCCCCGGAAACAGCAACGGTCACTGCCGCTCCTTAACCGAAAAAGAAGCAGTCTAAATCGAAAAGGAACGGCCTGACGGGAATCAGCCTGACAGGAAACGTTCAGTGTTGCCCCGTACGCTTAAGTTGGCAACGTATCTCCGGCATCACCAACTTTTCGAGGACCGCCCGTGACTTCCCTGTACTCCATTCCCCTCACCCTCAACGACGGCACCATAACTGACTTCGGCCGCTTCAAGGGGGATGTTGTGATGGTGGTTAACGTCGCCTCGAAGTGTGGCTTCACGGCCCAGTACGCAGGCCTTGAGACCCTCTACGAAAAGTTCCAGGACCGCGGCTTCGCAATTTTGGGCGTCCCATGCAACCAGTTCGCGGGCCAGGAACCAGCCAGCGATGCTGAGATCGCGGAGTTCTGCCAGCGGAACTTTGGCGTCACCTTCCCCCTGACGGAAAAGGCGAATGTGCGTGGCAAGGACCAGCACCCGCTGTACGCGGAGCTCACCAAGTTCAAGTCCGGCGTCCTGCCCGGGCTGGTGAAATGGAACTTCGAGAAGTTCCTGGTCAACCGCGACGGCGAGGTGGTTGCCCGCTTCGCTCCCGCCGTCGAACCGGACTCGGCGGAGGTCATCGACGCGATCGAGAAGGCCCTCGGGTCTGCGAGGCCGGATAGTCCGTCTGCATAAAACGCTGAGGGTAATTCTTTTACCTTTTTTCAACTTGGCCGCGGCAATTTACCCAAAGTTTGCCCAATGTCTGATTGGATAAAGATAACTGATAGGTAGAAGGGAAACGCCGTTTCCCACCGACCACAGAGGCAGCAATGGAGCACATCGAGGCCGAACACCCCCGGCCACGCCACTTCCTACTCCACCTGAGCGATCCCCATCTGATGGGAGGTCCGGACCCCCTATACGGCGCCATAGACAGCGAAGCCAAACTCATCCAGCTTTTTGATGAAGTGCGTGCTTCCGGAGCCCAACCTGAAGCTGTGATTTTCACCGGGGACCTGGCGGACAAGGGTGATCCCGAAGCCTACGTGAAACTCAGGGCCATCGTGGACCCCGCCTGCGAGGAACTCGGCGCCAAGGTTATCTGGGCCATGGGAAACCACGACAACCGGGCAAACTTCCGCACAGCGCTGCTGGACCAGCCTGGAACCGACGCCCCGGTGGACCACAGCTACTTCATCAACGGCCTGCGCGTCATCACCATGGACACCTCCGTGCCAGGGTTCCACCACGGCGAGCTCGACGAAGCGCAGTTGGACTGGCTGGCCAATGAGCTGGACACCCCTGCCCCTGACGGAACCATCCTGGCGCTGCACCACCCGCCCGTCCCGTCTGTCCTGGACCTGTCCGTGCTGGTGGAGCTGCGGGACCAGGCGAACCTCGAGGCCGTAGTCCGCAATTCGGACGTGCGCACCATCCTGGCCGGTCACCTGCATTACTCCACCACGGCAAGCTTTGCCGGC is a window encoding:
- a CDS encoding glutathione peroxidase, whose amino-acid sequence is MTSLYSIPLTLNDGTITDFGRFKGDVVMVVNVASKCGFTAQYAGLETLYEKFQDRGFAILGVPCNQFAGQEPASDAEIAEFCQRNFGVTFPLTEKANVRGKDQHPLYAELTKFKSGVLPGLVKWNFEKFLVNRDGEVVARFAPAVEPDSAEVIDAIEKALGSARPDSPSA
- a CDS encoding phosphodiesterase, with the translated sequence MEHIEAEHPRPRHFLLHLSDPHLMGGPDPLYGAIDSEAKLIQLFDEVRASGAQPEAVIFTGDLADKGDPEAYVKLRAIVDPACEELGAKVIWAMGNHDNRANFRTALLDQPGTDAPVDHSYFINGLRVITMDTSVPGFHHGELDEAQLDWLANELDTPAPDGTILALHHPPVPSVLDLSVLVELRDQANLEAVVRNSDVRTILAGHLHYSTTASFAGIPVSVASATCYTQDLNVPVGGTRGRDGGQAFNLVHVYEHTIVHSVVPLGSTPTVGEYVTPEGTAERLAAAGVRIPENAKPRGTKVGIRSAG